Proteins from a genomic interval of Thamnophis elegans isolate rThaEle1 chromosome 2, rThaEle1.pri, whole genome shotgun sequence:
- the LOC116503767 gene encoding cholinesterase-like: protein MACLLCPPLLCCLLLLLHFPLASSSASNGDTVVITSSGPVKGKQFLAGPGSVTAYLGIPYAEPPLGKLRLQKPLPHQPWKQTLEATSFGNSCPQFIFRDVPEAEMWSPKTPLSEDCLSLNIWVPHPQPSSPVPVLVWIHGGGFLMGTSSVDMYNGAPLAATENVIVVTINYRLGALGFLYLPPAAPGNLGLWDQQLAMKWVKENAAAFGGDPSRVTLFGHSAGGASVNLHLLAPKSHDLFAQAVIQSGTANAFWSWKSPEDAKKLSLEFIHLLGCSEDNNISIGHCLQTKNVSELIRHEISLFYKGGFLANFPFVPTTDGEFLLGEPEKLMEEGQIQVKPVLIGETSDEAASFVHFVFPNITHNLINQEQLLKGIQLLVGNATEDFIQAIAQKFSEGQYGPAQFRSALSHFYTDQIIACPSREAARNIRKTGSPVYAYLFTHRPSWSIWPEWIGATHGAEISYVFGTLESVPPFNQTYTEAEARLSHKMMHYWAEFARTGNPTGLVASKDDWPLYNPTEQNFFLLNTEPFQKRMVEHCDFLKSLFSKAEETHKSEGDSVSSD from the exons ATGGCTTGTCTGCTATGCCCGCCTCTCTtgtgctgcctcctcctcctcctccactttccATTAGCCTCCAGTTCTGCTTCTAATGGGGACACAGTGGTCATAACCAGCAGTGGCCCTGTTAAGGGCAAGCAGTTCCTGGCTGGCCCTGGATCTGTGACAGCCTATCTAGGCATTCCTTATGCTGAGCCCCCCCTGGGGAAGTTGCGTCTCCAGAAACCTCTTCCACATCAGCCATGGAAGCAAACATTGGAAGCCACCAGTTTTGGCAATTCCTGTCCTCAATTTATTTTCCGGGATGTCCCTGAAGCAGAGATGTGGTCTCCTAAAACACCACTGTCAGAAGATTGCCTTTCTCTCAACATCTGGGTGCCACACCCACAACCTTCTTCACCAGTCCCTGTTTTGGTCTGGATACACGGAGGGGGTTTTTTAATGGGCACATCTTCTGTGGACATGTACAATGGGGCACCTTTGGCTGCCACTGAGAACGTCATTGTGGTCACCATCAATTATCGCTTGGGAGCCCTAGGCTTTCTTTACTTACCACCAGCTGCTCCAGGGAACCTTGGCTTATGGGACCAACAGCTGGCCATGAAGTGGGTAAAAGAGAATGCAGCTGCCTTTGGGGGAGATCCTTCTCGGGTGACCCTTTTTGGCCACAGTGCTGGAGGAGCTTCTGTGAATCTCCATCTTCTCGCACCAAAAAGCCATGACCTTTTTGCCCAAGCGGTGATCCAGAGTGGAACAGCCAATGCCTTCTGGTCTTGGAAGTCTCCTGAGGATGCCAAAAAGTTATCACTGGAATTTATTCATCTGCTAGGTTGCTCTGAGGACAATAATATCAGCATAGGGCATTGTCTGCAAACAAAAAATGTTTCTGAACTTATTCGGCATGAAATATCTCTGTTCTACAAAGGTGGCTTCCTTGCGAATTTTCCCTTCGTGCCAACCACAGATGGGGAGTTTTTGCTTGGTGAACCAGAAAAGCTCATGGAGGAGGGGCAAATTCAGGTCAAACCAGTCCTCATAGGTGAAACCTCTGATGAAGCAGCCTCATTTGTCCACTTTGTTTTCCCTAACATCACCCACAATCTCATAAATCAGGAGCAGCTTCTGAAAGGGATACAGCTGTTGGTTGGAAATGCAACTGAAGATTTTATTCAGGCTATTGCACAGAAGTTCAGTGAAGGACAATATGGGCCAGCCCAGTTCCGCTCCGCTCTGTCCCACTTCTATACAGATCAGATCATTGCATGCCCATCGAGGGAAGCTGCAAGAAATATCAGGAAAACTGGGAGTCCTGTATATGCCTATTTATTCACACATCGCCCTTCATGGTCAATTTGGCCTGAATGGATTGGGGCAACTCACGGTGCTGAGATTTCTTATGTTTTTGGAACCCTTGAATCAGTGCCGCCTTTCAATCAAACGTACACAGAGGCTGAAGCCAGACTGAGCCATAAAATGATGCACTACTGGGCAGAGTTTGCCAGAACTGG gAATCCCACTGGTTTAGTGGCCAGCAAGGATGACTGGCCACTTTATAATCCCACAGAACAGAATTTCTTCCTTCTTAATACTGAGCCATTCCAGAAAAGGATGGTAGAGCACTGTGACTTTTTAAAGAGCCTTTTTTCAAAGGCTGAAGAGACAC ACAAGTCCGAAGGTGATTCTGTTTCATCAGACTAG
- the LOC116524049 gene encoding C-type lectin domain family 1 member B-like translates to MEDEEGYLALNIQARKQQNPISVSRESDRPLRYRCYRWIITGAGCVVISLLVGGVIALRICAFQRRHYKQAFDSRETSNETEIKHRLENVVSRLQAFLCKQVPVNSTERFRCPLCPGNWSYHDGKCYWISKELGTWDKSQEDCRARGAQMLVLKEQEEMVGQGLGWEGQGSNEDGGKES, encoded by the exons ATGGAGGATGAGGAAGGCTACTTGGCGCTTAACATTCAAGCCAGAAAACAGCAAAATCCAATCTCTGTGTCTCGGGAATCag ATCGTCCGCTGAGATACCGTTGTTATCGTTGGATCATTACTGGGGCTGGATGTGTTGTGATCAGCCTATTAGTAGGAGGTGTGATAGCATTGCGTATCTGTG CTTTTCAGAGAAGACACTACAAGCAGGCTTTTGATTCTCGGGAGACCAGCAATGAAACAGAAATTAAGCACAGATTGGAGAATGTTGTCTCTCGCTTGCAGGCATTTTTGTGTAAACAAGTCCCGGTTAACTCAACAG AAAGATTCAGATGTCCCTTGTGTCCTGGAAACTGGTCTTATCATGATGGCAAATGCTACTGGATTTCCAAAGAACTGGGGACCTGGGACAAAAGCCAGGAAGACTGCAGAGCCAGAGGCGCTCAAATGCTGGTGCTGaaggaacaagaagaaatggtAGGTCAAGGTTTGGGTTGGGAAGGCCAAGGGAGCAATGAAGATGGAGGGAAAGAGAGCTGA